A genomic window from Erpetoichthys calabaricus chromosome 17, fErpCal1.3, whole genome shotgun sequence includes:
- the LOC114668127 gene encoding uncharacterized protein LOC114668127, producing the protein MSSSFLSRLQERRPYKDHSSKELQWKHSAGHNSDKLKNEGLQTGWKHSHLFRKLEHLHVPGYLQHGLFDLKSTEPQWEVERRRRLFREADLVEKHLKEGYQQEALLLHSSLKNLKHQYLIQQKDLELRLSEAELERDWAKQQSLAAYSEHEVLLQEHHALLRELRNVRERLEQEEAWYGHDEPVSDRTNWKGVQQSPWWYR; encoded by the exons AtgtcttcttcatttctttctcgTCTGCAAGAAAGGAGACCCTACAAAGACCATTCATCAAAAGAACTACAG tggaaGCATTCAGCTGGGCATAATTCAGACAAACTGAAAAATGAGGGCCTGCAGACTGGTTGGAAACATTCTCATCTCTTTAGGAAATTGGAACACCTACATGTTCCTGGGTATCTACAACACGGGCTTTTTGACCTAAAAAGTACAG AACCCCAGTGGGAGGTAGAGAGGAGGAGAAGACTATTTCGGGAAGCTGATCTGGTAGAGAAACATCTAAAAGAGGGTTACCAACAGGAGGCACTGTTGTTGCATTCTTCACTGAAGAATTTGAAGCACCAGTATCTCATCCA GCAGAAGGACCTGGAGCTGCGCTTATCTGAGGCAGAGCTTGAAAGGGACTGGGCGAAGCAGCAGAGTTTGGCTGCATATTCAGAACATGAAGTTTTGCTACAAGAGCACCATGCTTTGCTGAGGGAACTGAGGAACGTACGAGAAAGACTTGAGCAAGAAGAGGCTTGGTATGGGCATGATGAACCAGTTTCAGATAGAACCAACTGGAAAGGAGTGCAACAAAGTCCCTGGTGGTATAGATAG